The Chryseolinea soli genome contains a region encoding:
- a CDS encoding DsbA family oxidoreductase yields the protein MEDKMKIEIWSDVMCPFCYIGKRKFESALSQFSHKDEVQLIWKSFQLAPEIETRIDKNIHQFLSEHKGMSIEEAKGMNDHVTQLARQVGLAYNFERSVVANSFNAHRFTHFSKQYNRQNEAEEILFRSYFTDGKNIDDYQTLIEMGKEIGLDTEALQTALENGSYADNVRADIDEARQVGVRGVPFFVFNRKYAISGAQESNAFLRAIQKSFDEWQQQLIR from the coding sequence ATGGAAGATAAAATGAAAATTGAGATATGGAGCGATGTGATGTGTCCATTCTGTTATATCGGAAAACGAAAATTTGAAAGTGCATTATCGCAATTTTCGCATAAAGACGAAGTGCAATTGATATGGAAGAGCTTTCAACTCGCCCCAGAAATTGAAACACGAATTGATAAAAATATACATCAATTTTTATCAGAACATAAAGGCATGAGTATCGAGGAGGCGAAAGGGATGAATGACCACGTAACGCAATTGGCAAGACAAGTAGGTCTGGCTTATAATTTTGAAAGATCCGTTGTTGCAAACAGTTTCAATGCTCACAGGTTTACGCACTTTTCAAAGCAATACAATCGACAAAATGAAGCTGAAGAGATATTATTCCGCTCGTACTTTACCGATGGAAAGAACATAGATGATTATCAAACACTCATTGAGATGGGAAAAGAAATAGGACTGGACACAGAGGCTTTGCAAACAGCATTGGAAAACGGAAGTTATGCCGACAATGTTCGAGCAGATATTGATGAGGCCAGGCAAGTAGGTGTTCGTGGCGTACCATTTTTTGTGTTTAACAGAAAATATGCTATATCAGGGGCGCAAGAGAGCAACGCGTTTTTAAGAGCAATTCAAAAATCCTTTGACGAATGGCAACAACAGTTAATCCGTTAG
- a CDS encoding SDR family NAD(P)-dependent oxidoreductase — protein sequence MKKNKVRLITGAGSGIGLEIAKAALSAGNRVVAMGRRMTSLTY from the coding sequence ATGAAGAAAAACAAAGTACGGTTAATAACCGGCGCAGGCAGCGGCATTGGATTGGAAATTGCCAAAGCTGCACTTTCCGCGGGTAACAGAGTTGTCGCTATGGGCAGAAGGATGACAAGTTTAACTTATTAA
- a CDS encoding serine hydrolase domain-containing protein — protein MKDVISYITVIILATLHTTAQSQVRDSDSIMVKRLNDYLVSANSAYRFNGSAMILYHGRILLSKGYGFSNIASKSVNTTETRFPILSMTKTFTSTVILKLEEEGKLSVNDNLSKYLPDYPNGSKIKIRHLLTHSSGIYDYTGNVGIEDSLIVNNPIAKEKVISHFKDKPLDFPPGKYYSYSNSGYFLLGLIIEKVTAQPYETVVREMIFRPLDMTQSGFDFINLPREVKAQGYELWTEDKVIPYKHYDSTYAYSAGSIYSTIADLDKWAEAISSRRILKPETWKEAFDKKINNYGYGWQTGIFVGKKYVKHSGGYPGFMSEFIYYPDEDLTVILLNNFGTYDQNIWSVGMGLSCIAFQLPYDNWKLRPKITLDERMLEKRVGTYEMSFKNQKSKIGIKLKDSNLYLDIDGMELSLYAENENTFFLEYFNAQLVFEKDKIIFHSHGQDGELKKK, from the coding sequence ATGAAGGACGTCATTAGCTACATTACAGTCATCATTTTGGCAACTCTGCACACGACTGCACAAAGTCAGGTCCGAGATTCTGACTCAATTATGGTCAAAAGGCTGAACGACTATCTTGTTTCAGCTAATAGTGCCTATCGATTTAATGGATCAGCGATGATACTGTATCATGGTAGGATTCTCTTGAGCAAAGGATATGGATTCAGCAACATTGCTTCGAAGTCTGTGAATACAACGGAGACCCGCTTTCCCATTTTGTCAATGACAAAAACGTTTACAAGCACTGTGATCCTAAAATTGGAAGAGGAGGGCAAACTTTCTGTCAACGATAACCTGTCAAAATATCTTCCAGATTATCCCAATGGGTCTAAAATAAAAATACGTCACCTGTTAACTCATTCGTCCGGAATTTACGATTACACTGGGAATGTTGGCATCGAGGACTCTTTAATTGTCAACAATCCTATCGCGAAAGAGAAAGTTATTAGCCACTTTAAAGACAAACCGTTGGATTTCCCTCCTGGAAAATATTATAGCTACAGTAATTCTGGTTATTTCTTATTAGGACTAATCATTGAAAAAGTCACTGCACAGCCATATGAAACGGTTGTCAGGGAAATGATTTTCAGACCCCTTGATATGACACAATCTGGATTTGACTTCATTAATCTTCCCCGTGAGGTGAAAGCTCAAGGATATGAATTGTGGACCGAAGATAAAGTGATTCCTTATAAACACTATGATTCAACCTATGCTTATTCCGCAGGAAGCATTTACAGTACAATAGCCGATTTGGATAAATGGGCCGAAGCTATCTCTTCAAGGAGAATTCTAAAACCTGAGACATGGAAGGAGGCTTTCGATAAAAAAATAAATAATTATGGTTACGGGTGGCAAACAGGAATATTTGTTGGTAAGAAATATGTGAAGCACTCGGGAGGTTATCCTGGCTTTATGTCCGAGTTTATTTACTATCCTGATGAGGACCTAACCGTGATACTTCTGAATAACTTTGGAACCTATGATCAAAACATTTGGTCAGTGGGAATGGGACTGTCATGCATTGCTTTTCAACTTCCCTACGATAACTGGAAATTGAGACCAAAAATTACGCTTGACGAACGTATGTTGGAAAAACGTGTCGGGACTTATGAGATGAGCTTTAAGAATCAAAAATCTAAAATCGGCATTAAATTAAAAGATAGTAATCTCTATTTGGACATAGATGGGATGGAGTTGTCGCTCTATGCAGAAAATGAGAACACTTTTTTCTTGGAATACTTCAATGCTCAATT